The Streptomyces tendae genome has a window encoding:
- a CDS encoding pentapeptide repeat-containing protein: MSPQHGARSSAHGGGRPRRRTHRVPGPVRPTATAASEREPEPGAEPGPVAVDREALRADCSACFGLCCVALPFARSSDFAEDKPAGRPCGHLRSDFGCGIHARLRDEGYPGCTVFDCFGAGQKVSQVTFGGTDWRRDPGSASAMFAVFPVMRQLHELLAYTAEALALPAARPLHAELRRALERIDGLTRGTAESVVALDVNALRGEVNPLLLRASELTRARVPGRRREHRGADLTGARLSGAALRGASLRGALLIGADLSDADLRDADLIGADLRGADLAGADLTGALFLTQAQVNAARGDTATTLPPSLSRPAHWESAGGVVDA, encoded by the coding sequence GTGTCGCCACAGCACGGAGCCCGCTCGTCCGCGCACGGGGGCGGACGGCCCCGTCGGCGCACGCACCGCGTTCCCGGACCGGTCCGGCCCACCGCCACGGCCGCATCGGAACGCGAACCGGAACCCGGTGCGGAACCGGGACCCGTCGCCGTGGACCGTGAGGCGCTGCGCGCCGACTGCTCCGCCTGCTTCGGCCTGTGCTGCGTGGCCCTGCCGTTCGCCCGCTCCTCCGACTTCGCCGAGGACAAACCCGCCGGGCGCCCCTGCGGTCATCTGCGGTCCGACTTCGGCTGCGGCATCCACGCCCGGCTGCGCGACGAGGGCTATCCGGGCTGCACCGTCTTCGACTGCTTCGGCGCCGGGCAGAAGGTCTCCCAGGTCACCTTCGGCGGCACCGACTGGCGGCGGGACCCCGGCTCGGCGTCCGCGATGTTCGCGGTGTTCCCCGTCATGCGGCAGCTGCACGAACTGCTCGCGTACACCGCCGAGGCCCTGGCGCTCCCGGCGGCCCGCCCCCTCCACGCTGAGCTGCGCCGGGCGCTGGAGCGGATCGACGGGCTGACCCGGGGCACGGCCGAGTCGGTGGTCGCGCTCGACGTGAACGCGCTGCGCGGCGAGGTCAATCCCCTGCTGCTGCGGGCCAGTGAGCTGACCCGGGCCCGGGTGCCGGGCCGCAGGCGGGAGCACCGCGGCGCCGACCTGACGGGCGCGCGGCTGTCCGGCGCCGCTCTGCGAGGAGCGAGTCTGCGGGGCGCGCTGCTGATCGGCGCCGACCTCTCGGACGCGGACCTGCGCGACGCCGACCTGATCGGTGCCGACCTGCGCGGCGCGGACCTGGCGGGCGCCGACCTCACGGGCGCCCTGTTCCTCACCCAGGCGCAGGTGAACGCGGCGCGGGGCGACACCGCGACGACGCTGCCGCCGTCCCTGTCCCGCCCCGCCCACTGGGAGTCAGCCGGCGGCGTTGTCGACGCGTAG
- a CDS encoding SRPBCC family protein, protein MTEYERSHTMPAPPEQVFDQAANIGQMGDWLPEELHVRAERLPAVTVHEDRTDEDTSALLRPERDQMRIEWGTREQGGYAGWLQVAGIDSGASEVTVHLSFFEEGHDPGERQVTDALESSLRRLERQVRLRVDNAAG, encoded by the coding sequence CCCCGCCCGAGCAGGTCTTCGACCAGGCGGCCAACATCGGCCAGATGGGTGACTGGCTGCCCGAGGAGCTGCATGTGCGCGCCGAGCGGCTGCCCGCCGTGACCGTGCACGAGGACCGCACCGACGAGGACACCTCGGCGCTGCTGCGCCCCGAGCGGGACCAGATGCGGATCGAATGGGGGACGCGCGAGCAGGGCGGCTACGCCGGCTGGCTCCAGGTCGCCGGCATCGACAGCGGGGCCAGCGAGGTGACCGTGCACCTCTCCTTCTTCGAGGAGGGCCACGACCCGGGCGAACGGCAGGTGACCGACGCGCTCGAATCCAGCCTGCGGCGGCTGGAGCGGCAGGTCCGGCTACGCGTCGACAACGCCGCCGGCTGA
- a CDS encoding enoyl-CoA hydratase/isomerase family protein, translating to MTAQPFTELPADRVLKTVRTYRQGPVLTVELNVPEEGNAVGDAMLDDLLTVLDDQDPDVRVLVLAAAGEEFCLGGDRREFPRHLDDDPTGGGIRVSGTKALRVCEALTTHPAVTVARVQGRAVGAGVGLLLACDLRVGVDTATFRLPELALGVPPAWGGLLPRLISEVGVARVRELILTARVFDAQEALALSVLHKVVPAEELDAAVMAWARPVVRRPAPAVRVTKAMLNSLAAPTRLADVSLFDPELLSAVLTQQRAAR from the coding sequence ATGACCGCCCAGCCCTTCACCGAACTCCCCGCCGACCGGGTGCTCAAGACCGTGCGCACGTACAGACAGGGGCCAGTCCTCACCGTCGAGTTGAACGTCCCGGAGGAGGGGAACGCGGTCGGCGACGCCATGCTGGACGACCTCCTCACCGTCCTCGACGACCAGGATCCCGACGTACGGGTCCTGGTACTGGCGGCGGCCGGGGAGGAGTTCTGCCTCGGCGGCGACCGGCGGGAGTTCCCCCGGCACCTGGACGACGACCCCACCGGCGGCGGCATACGCGTCTCCGGCACGAAGGCGCTGCGGGTGTGCGAGGCCCTGACCACCCATCCCGCCGTCACCGTCGCCCGGGTCCAGGGCCGGGCGGTCGGCGCGGGCGTGGGACTCCTGCTCGCCTGCGATCTGCGGGTGGGCGTGGACACCGCCACCTTCCGGCTGCCCGAGCTCGCGCTGGGGGTGCCGCCCGCGTGGGGCGGGCTGCTCCCCCGGCTGATCAGCGAGGTGGGCGTGGCCCGGGTGCGGGAGCTGATCCTCACCGCCCGGGTCTTCGACGCCCAGGAGGCCCTCGCGCTGTCCGTCCTGCACAAGGTGGTGCCGGCGGAGGAGCTCGACGCCGCCGTCATGGCGTGGGCCAGGCCCGTCGTACGGCGGCCGGCGCCGGCGGTGCGGGTCACCAAGGCGATGCTCAACTCCCTCGCCGCGCCGACCCGGCTGGCCGACGTCTCGCTGTTCGACCCCGAGCTGCTGTCGGCGGTCCTCACCCAGCAGCGCGCCGCCCGCTGA
- a CDS encoding SDR family oxidoreductase — MTEIKGARVLVTGGQRGLGKAFAAALLEAGAATVYVTARRPVPETDPRLVPLALEVTDEASVARLVEQVPAVDIVVNNAGATIPGGLLGNDTDQVAHLFDINVLGPLRIAQAFAPVLARRGGGALVNVHSVLSWAAGTGAYGVSKAALWSLTNSLRSELAAQGTQVVGVHLGYTDTDMVRALDVPKNDPRDVADQVVQALLKGESEVLADEVTRHFKAALSGPVEGLAVA; from the coding sequence ATGACCGAGATCAAGGGAGCCCGTGTACTGGTCACCGGCGGCCAGCGAGGGCTGGGCAAGGCCTTCGCGGCGGCGCTGCTGGAGGCCGGCGCGGCCACGGTGTACGTCACGGCACGCCGGCCCGTGCCGGAGACCGACCCGCGGCTGGTGCCGCTGGCCCTGGAGGTCACCGACGAGGCGTCCGTCGCCCGACTGGTGGAGCAGGTTCCGGCCGTCGACATCGTGGTGAACAACGCGGGCGCGACGATCCCCGGGGGCCTGCTGGGCAACGACACCGACCAGGTGGCGCACCTGTTCGACATCAACGTCCTGGGCCCGCTGCGTATCGCGCAGGCCTTCGCCCCGGTGCTCGCCCGCAGGGGCGGGGGAGCCCTGGTCAATGTGCACTCCGTGCTGTCGTGGGCGGCGGGCACCGGGGCGTACGGCGTCAGCAAGGCCGCGCTGTGGTCGCTCACCAACTCGCTGCGCTCGGAGCTCGCCGCACAGGGCACCCAGGTCGTCGGCGTCCACCTCGGCTACACCGACACCGACATGGTGCGGGCGCTCGACGTGCCGAAGAACGATCCGCGTGACGTGGCGGACCAGGTGGTTCAGGCGCTGCTGAAGGGCGAGAGCGAGGTGCTCGCCGACGAGGTGACCCGCCACTTCAAGGCCGCGCTGTCGGGCCCGGTCGAGGGACTCGCGGTGGCCTGA
- a CDS encoding CGNR zinc finger domain-containing protein, translating into MSWTSTERYRISPAPGGLALVQELLNTLAIPPYGDDVLADDATGGRWLSDVTAAWAEAQGWPGPSGLPGTEDLRRVRELRDRLAGLVTGEAEPVRAPTDVSLRPGLDEEGRVALVPVGGPGEWLEAAVWAQVLLAQAEGTWQRLKLCRKPACRSAFYDRSRNNSGVWHDVRRCGNAANLRASRARRKQRAAGTG; encoded by the coding sequence ATGTCCTGGACATCGACCGAGCGCTACCGGATCAGCCCCGCCCCGGGCGGCCTGGCTCTGGTGCAGGAACTCCTCAACACCCTGGCCATCCCTCCGTACGGCGACGACGTGCTCGCCGACGACGCCACGGGAGGCCGGTGGCTGTCCGACGTCACCGCCGCGTGGGCCGAGGCCCAGGGGTGGCCCGGCCCCTCGGGCCTGCCGGGGACGGAGGATCTGCGGCGGGTGCGGGAACTGCGGGACCGGCTCGCCGGCCTGGTCACCGGTGAGGCGGAACCGGTCCGGGCACCCACCGACGTCTCCCTGCGGCCCGGCCTCGACGAGGAGGGCCGGGTCGCCCTGGTGCCCGTCGGCGGCCCCGGTGAGTGGCTGGAGGCCGCCGTCTGGGCCCAGGTGCTGCTCGCCCAGGCGGAAGGCACCTGGCAACGGCTCAAGCTGTGCCGCAAGCCCGCCTGCCGGTCCGCGTTCTACGACCGCTCGCGCAACAACAGCGGGGTCTGGCACGACGTACGCCGGTGCGGGAACGCCGCGAACCTGCGCGCGTCACGCGCCCGCCGCAAGCAGCGGGCGGCCGGGACCGGGTGA